In Malania oleifera isolate guangnan ecotype guangnan chromosome 8, ASM2987363v1, whole genome shotgun sequence, a single window of DNA contains:
- the LOC131161791 gene encoding putative cyclin-A3-1 isoform X1, with protein sequence MADQENCIHVTRAAKKRAAAAMVQAPPTKKRVVLGELPNLPNVGSVPNLGDGSEKPKCRTKRKVKRAVAQRAEPSQNINAELDDTQTCGSYASDIYDYLHNMEMEAKRRPLPDYLEKVQRDVTANMRGVLVDWLVEVAEEYKLVSDTLYLSISYIDRFLSLNPLNRQRLQLLGVSSMLIASKYEEISPPHLDEFCYITDNTCTKEQVVKMEADILKSLKFEMGNPTVKTFLRRFTRVTQENDKTPNLQLEFLGYYLAELSLLDYTCVKFLPSLVVAAVVFLSRFTIQPKLHPWNSSLQHFSGYKPSDLKECVLIIHDLQLSKRGGSLQAIREKYKQHKFKCVATLSSPIEIPASCFEDVEA encoded by the exons ATGGCGGACCAGGAGAACTGTATACACGTCACTCGTGCGGCGAAGAAAAGGGCGGCAGCCGCCATGGTCCAAGCGCCGCCCACCAAGAAGAGGGTGGTGTTGGGCGAGCTCCCCAACTTGCCCAATGTGGGTTCGGTTCCCAATCTGGGCGATGGATCGGAGAAGCCCAAGTGTAGAACGAAGAGGAAGGTTAAGAGAGCGGTGGCGCAGCGGGCGGAGCCATCGCAGAACATTAATGCGGAACTGGACGATACGCAGACGTGCGGTTCTTACGCTTCGGACATCTACGACTATCTTCACAACATGGAG ATGGAAGCAAAGAGAAGGCCATTGCCGGATTACCTTGAGAAGGTTCAGAGAGACGTGACTGCTAATATGAGAGGGGTATTGGTGGATTGGCTGGTGGAAGTTGCAGAGGAGTACAAACTTGTTTCAGACACCCTTTATCTCTCCATTTCCTATATTGATAGATTCCTGTCATTGAATCCTCTCAACAGGCAAAGGCTACAGCTGCTGGGCGTTTCCTCCATGCTTATTGCCTC GAAGTATGAGGAGATTAGCCCTCCGCATCTTGATGAATTTTGCTACATAACAGATAACACTTGCACTAAGGAACAG GTTGTCAAGATGGAAGCCGATATCCTCAAGTCCTTGAAATTTGAAATGGGCAATCCTACTGTAAAGACATTTCTCAG AAGGTTCACCAGAGTCACTCAGGAGAATGACAAG ACCCCAAATTTGCAATTGGAATTTCTTGGCTACTATCTCGCAGAGCTAAGTTTGTTAGACTATACCTGTGTAAAATTCTTGCCTTCTTTGGTGGTTGCAGCTGTTGTATTTCTTTCAAGATTTACTATTCAACCAAAATTGCATCCTTGG AATTCAAGCCTACAACACTTTTCAGGATATAAACCGTCAGATCTAAAAGAGTGTGTCCTTATCATACATGATCTGCAATTGAGTAAAAGGGGAGGTTCTTTACAAGCAATAAGAGAAAAGTACAAGCAGCATAAG TTCAAATGTGTGGCAACATTGTCTTCTCCAATAGAAATACCAGCCTCATGTTTTGAAGATGTTGAAGCGTGA
- the LOC131161791 gene encoding putative cyclin-A3-1 isoform X2 yields MADQENCIHVTRAAKKRAAAAMVQAPPTKKRVVLGELPNLPNVGSVPNLGDGSEKPKCRTKRKVKRAVAQRAEPSQNINAELDDTQTCGSYASDIYDYLHNMEMEAKRRPLPDYLEKVQRDVTANMRGVLVDWLVEVAEEYKLVSDTLYLSISYIDRFLSLNPLNRQRLQLLGVSSMLIASKYEEISPPHLDEFCYITDNTCTKEQVVKMEADILKSLKFEMGNPTVKTFLRFTRVTQENDKTPNLQLEFLGYYLAELSLLDYTCVKFLPSLVVAAVVFLSRFTIQPKLHPWNSSLQHFSGYKPSDLKECVLIIHDLQLSKRGGSLQAIREKYKQHKFKCVATLSSPIEIPASCFEDVEA; encoded by the exons ATGGCGGACCAGGAGAACTGTATACACGTCACTCGTGCGGCGAAGAAAAGGGCGGCAGCCGCCATGGTCCAAGCGCCGCCCACCAAGAAGAGGGTGGTGTTGGGCGAGCTCCCCAACTTGCCCAATGTGGGTTCGGTTCCCAATCTGGGCGATGGATCGGAGAAGCCCAAGTGTAGAACGAAGAGGAAGGTTAAGAGAGCGGTGGCGCAGCGGGCGGAGCCATCGCAGAACATTAATGCGGAACTGGACGATACGCAGACGTGCGGTTCTTACGCTTCGGACATCTACGACTATCTTCACAACATGGAG ATGGAAGCAAAGAGAAGGCCATTGCCGGATTACCTTGAGAAGGTTCAGAGAGACGTGACTGCTAATATGAGAGGGGTATTGGTGGATTGGCTGGTGGAAGTTGCAGAGGAGTACAAACTTGTTTCAGACACCCTTTATCTCTCCATTTCCTATATTGATAGATTCCTGTCATTGAATCCTCTCAACAGGCAAAGGCTACAGCTGCTGGGCGTTTCCTCCATGCTTATTGCCTC GAAGTATGAGGAGATTAGCCCTCCGCATCTTGATGAATTTTGCTACATAACAGATAACACTTGCACTAAGGAACAG GTTGTCAAGATGGAAGCCGATATCCTCAAGTCCTTGAAATTTGAAATGGGCAATCCTACTGTAAAGACATTTCTCAG GTTCACCAGAGTCACTCAGGAGAATGACAAG ACCCCAAATTTGCAATTGGAATTTCTTGGCTACTATCTCGCAGAGCTAAGTTTGTTAGACTATACCTGTGTAAAATTCTTGCCTTCTTTGGTGGTTGCAGCTGTTGTATTTCTTTCAAGATTTACTATTCAACCAAAATTGCATCCTTGG AATTCAAGCCTACAACACTTTTCAGGATATAAACCGTCAGATCTAAAAGAGTGTGTCCTTATCATACATGATCTGCAATTGAGTAAAAGGGGAGGTTCTTTACAAGCAATAAGAGAAAAGTACAAGCAGCATAAG TTCAAATGTGTGGCAACATTGTCTTCTCCAATAGAAATACCAGCCTCATGTTTTGAAGATGTTGAAGCGTGA
- the LOC131162750 gene encoding zinc finger protein 7-like, translating to MIFQSEEVTETSAKNRNSGLQISDDGDRSTGEYNSEEWLNLSLGRSEAFVAGDKDFQSKSATSKEFMCNFCMRKFFSSQALGGHQNAHKRERGAFKRFQSLRMMAAFGLAPSSPIAHSLGVQPHSFVHKHSRKGTAVGRFTDADRGFRASGTAFELEEAMDLKWPGSFYIDLEKPEQPLELPKLDLNLRL from the coding sequence ATGATATTCCAGAGTGAAGAAGTAACAGAGACATCTGCCAAAAATAGGAACAGCGGACTACAGATCAGTGATGATGGTGATAGAAGCACTGGAGAATATAACTCAGAAGAGTGGCTGAACCTTAGCCTTGGCAGAAGTGAGGCGTTCGTGGCTGGAGACAAGGATTTCCAATCAAAATCTGCTACCAGCAAGGAGTTCATGTGCAACTTCTGCATGAGGAAGTTCTTCAGCTCACAAGCACTGGGCGGCCACCAGAATGCACACAAGAGGGAGAGAGGTGCATTCAAGAGGTTTCAATCTCTGAGGATGATGGCTGCCTTTGGGTTGGCCCCTAGTAGCCCAATAGCCCACTCACTTGGTGTTCAGCCTCACTCATTCGTCCATAAACACAGCAGAAAAGGGACGGCTGTAGGAAGATTTACTGATGCAGACAGGGGGTTCCGGGCATCAGGGACTGCATTTGAGCTTGAAGAAGCAATGGATTTGAAATGGCCAGGAAGCTTTTACATAGACTTGGAAAAGCCTGAACAGCCATTGGAACTGCCAAAGCTGGACTTAAATCTTCGACTTTGA